A single Tenacibaculum sp. Bg11-29 DNA region contains:
- the feoB gene encoding ferrous iron transport protein B — translation MNKRIKVALIGNPNTGKTSLFNQLTGLSQKVGNYPGVTVDKKEGVCKLPNNKSAIITDLPGTYSINPTSIDESIVLKTLLNSKKDEQPDVIVIVADVENLKRNLLLFSQIQDLEIPMILAINMADQLRRKGISIDIESLETELQTKVVLISARNNEGIANLKEEITHYKALKKYSNFKEISNKIDAEYFNELSKKNANFSSYELWMMLTKKDTSMLSEYEKNKFQVFEEDDSKQKKYQHKETIYRYQKINSILKKTYKIDASKGTGLRSNLDKVFTHKIFGYVIFFGLLLLIFQSVFDWASTPMDLIDGLFVDIAEFTKANLPKGMFTDLLTEGIIPGIGGVIIFIPQIAILFFFIAVLEETGYMSRVVFLMDKIMRRFGMSGKSVIPLISGTACSIPAIMATRTISSWKERLITILVVPFTTCSARLPVYAILIALIIPDTKIFGLLSLQGFTLLGLYVLGFGAAIIGAYILHKTLKIKNTSFFVMEMPNYKLPSAKNVFLDVLEKTKAFVFGAGKIILSISIVLWFLASNGPSSFENAEKNVIENIVNQQLPKAELSQKIASAKLENSYIGIAGKAIEPVVKPLGYDWKIGIGLIASFAAREVFIGTLATIYSVENDDEDISTIKEKMASEINLETGEKRFNFATGMSLLLFYAFAMQCMATLAIVKRETKSWKWPIAQLVGMGALAYLSAFIAYQILR, via the coding sequence ATGAATAAGCGTATTAAAGTAGCTTTAATTGGTAACCCAAATACTGGAAAAACATCATTATTTAATCAATTAACAGGTTTAAGTCAAAAGGTTGGTAATTACCCAGGAGTAACCGTCGATAAAAAAGAAGGAGTTTGTAAGTTGCCAAATAATAAATCAGCCATTATAACTGATTTACCTGGTACGTATAGTATAAACCCAACTTCAATAGATGAAAGTATTGTTTTAAAAACGTTATTAAATTCTAAAAAGGATGAGCAACCTGATGTAATTGTTATAGTTGCTGATGTAGAGAATTTGAAACGGAATTTATTACTATTTTCTCAAATTCAAGATTTAGAAATACCTATGATTTTAGCCATAAATATGGCAGATCAATTGAGGCGTAAAGGAATTTCTATTGATATTGAGAGTTTAGAAACAGAGTTACAAACAAAAGTAGTTTTAATTTCTGCTAGAAATAATGAAGGGATTGCAAATTTAAAAGAAGAAATTACTCATTATAAGGCATTAAAAAAGTATTCTAATTTTAAAGAAATTTCGAATAAAATTGATGCTGAGTATTTTAATGAATTATCAAAAAAGAACGCTAATTTTTCGTCATACGAATTATGGATGATGCTTACCAAGAAAGATACATCAATGCTTTCTGAATATGAGAAAAATAAATTTCAAGTATTTGAAGAAGATGATTCTAAGCAAAAAAAATATCAACATAAAGAAACAATTTATCGGTACCAAAAAATCAATTCAATTTTAAAAAAAACATATAAAATTGATGCTTCTAAAGGAACAGGTTTACGATCTAACTTAGATAAAGTTTTTACACATAAAATATTTGGCTACGTTATTTTCTTTGGACTATTATTGTTGATTTTTCAATCAGTTTTTGATTGGGCATCTACCCCAATGGATTTGATAGATGGTTTATTTGTCGACATTGCAGAATTTACAAAAGCGAATTTGCCAAAAGGAATGTTTACCGATTTATTAACTGAAGGAATTATTCCCGGAATTGGAGGCGTTATTATTTTTATTCCGCAGATAGCAATTTTGTTTTTCTTCATTGCCGTTCTTGAAGAAACGGGTTATATGAGTAGAGTTGTGTTTTTGATGGATAAAATTATGCGACGTTTTGGTATGAGTGGGAAAAGTGTAATTCCGTTAATTTCAGGAACTGCATGTTCTATTCCTGCAATAATGGCAACACGAACCATTTCTAGTTGGAAAGAACGTTTAATAACAATTTTGGTTGTGCCCTTTACAACCTGTTCTGCACGTTTACCAGTATATGCTATTTTAATAGCCTTAATAATTCCAGACACAAAAATATTCGGACTTTTAAGCTTGCAAGGATTTACTTTACTAGGATTATACGTTCTTGGTTTTGGAGCGGCAATTATAGGAGCCTATATCTTACATAAAACACTAAAAATTAAAAATACTTCATTTTTTGTGATGGAAATGCCTAATTACAAGCTTCCGTCAGCTAAAAATGTATTTTTAGATGTATTAGAGAAAACAAAAGCTTTTGTTTTTGGGGCAGGAAAAATAATCTTATCAATATCAATTGTATTGTGGTTTTTAGCATCAAACGGACCTTCATCATTTGAAAATGCAGAAAAAAACGTAATTGAGAATATTGTAAATCAACAATTACCAAAAGCAGAGTTATCACAAAAAATAGCATCAGCAAAATTAGAAAACTCTTATATAGGAATCGCAGGAAAAGCAATAGAACCAGTAGTGAAACCATTAGGGTATGATTGGAAAATTGGAATAGGATTGATAGCATCATTTGCAGCAAGAGAAGTGTTTATAGGTACTTTAGCTACAATTTATAGTGTTGAGAATGATGATGAAGATATCTCAACGATTAAAGAAAAAATGGCTTCAGAGATAAACTTAGAAACTGGAGAAAAACGGTTTAATTTTGCTACTGGAATGTCTTTACTCTTGTTTTATGCTTTTGCTATGCAATGTATGGCTACTTTGGCCATCGTAAAAAGAGAAACCAAAAGCTGGAAATGGCCAATTGCACAATTAGTAGGTATGGGAGCATTAGCATATTTATCTGCTTTTATAGCATATCAAATTTTACGTTAA
- a CDS encoding FeoA family protein — translation MNSIATLHIGERGIISEESLDIIPLKLLEMGCLPGTEVELLQLAPFKDPMYICVNGSHLAIRKETACQIVITKI, via the coding sequence TTGAACTCAATAGCAACTTTACATATCGGAGAGCGAGGTATTATATCAGAAGAAAGTTTAGATATAATACCATTAAAATTATTAGAAATGGGGTGTTTGCCAGGAACAGAAGTCGAGTTGTTACAGCTTGCTCCTTTTAAAGATCCTATGTATATATGTGTAAATGGAAGTCATTTAGCAATAAGAAAAGAAACTGCCTGTCAAATTGTAATTACCAAAATATAA
- a CDS encoding DNA polymerase III subunit delta' has protein sequence MTFDQIIGQDHIKKHLLQSAENNRIPHAQLFVGKEGSGTLPMAIAYAQHLLCSTSNNSEACNIKCAKLQHPDLHFAFPVTTNDSVKKHPVSNLFLNDWRRFIEEQPYGSLFNWSQHIGVENKQGQIGVDEAQDIVKKLQLKSYEGGFKVMIIWMAEKMNIAASNKLLKLIEEPPSKTIFLLITEDEEQIINTIKSRCQALYLPSLGDTDITNALVKNEKISENEAAKIAHQSEGNYNKALHILNNNSNDLIFEEWFITWIRAAFKAKGNAAVIQDLINWSEAIAKSGRETQKQFLQYCLQFFRQALLLNYGAPDLVFLETKSASFQLSKFAPFIHSTNILTIEKEVSDAQYHIERNGNAKIILLDLSIKLTRLLHSKEEKVKS, from the coding sequence ATGACTTTCGATCAAATCATAGGACAAGACCATATAAAAAAACATTTACTTCAATCGGCGGAAAATAACCGAATACCACATGCACAACTTTTTGTTGGCAAAGAAGGTAGTGGTACATTACCTATGGCTATTGCTTATGCCCAACATTTATTATGTAGTACATCAAACAACAGCGAAGCGTGTAACATAAAGTGTGCTAAATTACAGCACCCAGATTTGCATTTTGCTTTTCCTGTTACGACCAATGATTCCGTAAAAAAACACCCTGTTAGTAATTTGTTTTTAAACGACTGGAGACGCTTTATAGAAGAACAACCTTATGGTAGTTTATTTAACTGGTCTCAACATATTGGTGTAGAAAATAAACAAGGTCAAATTGGAGTAGATGAAGCTCAAGACATTGTTAAAAAACTACAATTAAAATCTTACGAAGGAGGTTTTAAGGTTATGATTATTTGGATGGCTGAAAAAATGAACATTGCTGCTTCTAATAAATTATTAAAATTAATTGAAGAACCGCCAAGTAAAACTATTTTTTTATTAATTACGGAAGATGAAGAACAGATTATAAACACCATAAAATCTCGTTGTCAAGCATTATACCTACCTTCTTTAGGAGATACTGATATTACCAATGCTTTAGTTAAAAACGAAAAAATATCAGAAAATGAGGCTGCTAAAATAGCACACCAATCTGAAGGAAATTACAATAAAGCACTTCATATCTTAAATAACAATTCAAACGATTTAATTTTTGAAGAGTGGTTTATTACATGGATTCGTGCGGCTTTTAAAGCTAAAGGAAATGCAGCTGTTATTCAAGATTTAATTAATTGGTCTGAAGCTATTGCTAAATCTGGTCGTGAAACACAAAAGCAATTTTTACAATATTGTTTACAGTTTTTTAGACAAGCGCTATTATTAAATTATGGTGCTCCTGATTTAGTTTTTTTGGAAACAAAGTCAGCTAGTTTTCAACTATCAAAATTTGCCCCTTTTATACATAGCACAAATATCTTAACTATTGAAAAAGAAGTAAGTGATGCTCAGTATCATATTGAACGAAACGGAAATGCTAAAATAATTTTATTAGATTTATCAATTAAATTAACGCGCCTTTTACACAGTAAAGAAGAAAAAGTTAAATCATAA
- a CDS encoding PAS domain-containing sensor histidine kinase, with translation MILLVLLASILIVSVTILQYGEQTDEYNIQRFNRKESATKHDIEIELKRKTTYPVTTDNLSKIFQDRIYDIAYVHKLTVSMYGMDGQLLKSSIPYNFDKKEGINLTAATVTELANNSNHKILKTRTDKGITYQSSYTYINDTRFKRIGVLELQIAQDNEEQKQELREFISSLLLVYLLMFIIAISLAYFLSSYITRSIQTISEKIKETHLNKRNEKITLNSASSEINSLVSSYNNMIDQLEESAVKLAQSEREQAWREMAKQVAHEIKNPLTPMRLSVQSFHRRFNPEDPNIREKMSEYSETLIQQIDVMDSIASAFSNFAKMPNQRREKLDVVDIVKHSLDIFTEEYIHYIPKETELFANLDKTQLIRIVTNLVKNATQAIKENEQNPRIEVKVTSGGNNVKIIVSDNGKGIQNENKELIFEPKFTTKTSGMGLGLPMIKNIIEAYDGSINFTSTEGIGTVFTVILPKT, from the coding sequence ATGATACTACTTGTATTATTGGCATCTATTTTAATCGTGAGTGTTACCATTCTTCAATATGGTGAACAAACTGATGAATACAATATACAACGTTTCAACAGAAAAGAAAGCGCCACAAAACATGATATAGAAATAGAATTAAAACGTAAAACTACCTATCCGGTTACTACAGATAATCTATCTAAGATTTTTCAGGACCGTATATATGACATTGCTTATGTTCATAAACTTACCGTATCTATGTATGGTATGGACGGGCAACTTTTAAAATCATCTATTCCATACAATTTTGACAAAAAAGAAGGTATTAATTTAACCGCTGCCACCGTAACAGAACTTGCAAATAATTCAAATCATAAAATTCTAAAAACTAGAACTGACAAAGGAATCACATACCAATCATCATATACCTATATAAACGATACTCGTTTTAAAAGAATTGGAGTTTTAGAATTACAAATAGCACAAGATAACGAAGAACAAAAACAAGAATTACGTGAGTTTATATCAAGCTTACTTCTTGTTTACTTACTTATGTTTATAATTGCTATTTCATTAGCTTACTTTTTATCTAGCTACATTACTCGATCTATTCAAACAATTTCTGAAAAAATTAAAGAGACCCATTTAAACAAACGAAATGAAAAAATAACATTAAATTCTGCTAGTTCAGAAATAAACTCTTTGGTTAGCTCTTATAATAATATGATTGATCAACTAGAAGAAAGTGCTGTAAAGCTAGCTCAGAGTGAACGTGAACAAGCTTGGAGGGAAATGGCAAAACAAGTTGCTCATGAAATTAAAAACCCACTAACACCAATGCGTCTTTCGGTACAAAGTTTTCATAGAAGATTTAATCCTGAAGACCCAAACATTAGAGAAAAGATGTCGGAATACAGCGAAACTCTTATTCAGCAAATCGATGTAATGGATTCTATTGCTTCTGCTTTTTCAAATTTTGCAAAAATGCCAAATCAACGTCGAGAAAAGTTAGATGTTGTTGATATTGTAAAACATTCACTAGATATTTTTACTGAAGAATACATACATTACATTCCTAAAGAAACTGAGTTATTTGCTAATTTAGATAAAACTCAATTAATTAGAATTGTAACTAATCTCGTTAAAAATGCAACTCAAGCAATTAAAGAAAACGAACAAAATCCAAGAATTGAAGTAAAAGTAACTTCTGGAGGGAATAATGTAAAAATTATCGTTTCTGATAATGGAAAGGGTATTCAAAATGAAAATAAAGAATTAATTTTTGAACCTAAATTCACTACTAAAACAAGTGGTATGGGATTAGGTTTACCAATGATAAAAAACATAATTGAGGCTTATGATGGTTCTATCAACTTTACTTCAACTGAAGGGATTGGAACTGTCTTTACTGTAATTTTACCAAAAACTTAA